A single Xylanimonas cellulosilytica DSM 15894 DNA region contains:
- a CDS encoding fumarate reductase/succinate dehydrogenase flavoprotein subunit — protein MTETERHAYDVIVIGAGGAGLRAAIAARERGLRTAIVCKSLFGKAHTVMAEGGCAAAMGNVAEKDSWQVHFRDTMRGGKFLNNWRMAELHAQEAPDRVWELESWGALFDRTPDGRISQRNFGGHTYPRLAHVGDRTGLEILRTLQQRVVALQQADHAETGDYEARLRVFAECTVTELLTDDDGAVAGAFGYWRESGRFLVFEAPAVVLATGGIGKSFQVTSNSWEYTGDGHGLALRAGASLVDMEFVQFHPTGMVWPPSVKGILVTESVRGDGGVLKNSAGERFMFDYVPDVFRDLYAESAQEADRWYDDQENNRRTPDLLPRDEVARAINTEVKEGRGSPHGGVYLDVASRLPADQIRRRLPSMYHQFKELAGVDITAEAMEVGPTCHYVMGGIDVDPDTARSSVPGLFAAGECAGGMHGSNRLGGNSLSDLLVFGRRAGLGAADYVEGLDRRPTIRDDDVDAGAATAVAPFDPPADGTTGENPYTLHADLQRIMNDLVGIIRTEAEMIAALGRLDELRGRLRHVVVEGHRNYNPGWHLALDLRNMLMVSEAVAASALARTESRGGHTRDDYPTLDPDWRHRVLTTRCAPASTDDDGADPVPRVVVEPGERTPMRPDLLDLFELTELEKYYTPAELAGHSRGGTP, from the coding sequence GTGACCGAGACCGAACGGCACGCGTACGACGTCATCGTCATCGGTGCGGGCGGTGCCGGGCTGCGCGCGGCGATCGCGGCACGCGAGCGCGGGCTGCGCACGGCGATCGTCTGCAAGTCGCTGTTCGGCAAGGCGCACACCGTGATGGCCGAGGGCGGGTGCGCGGCAGCGATGGGCAACGTCGCCGAGAAGGACTCGTGGCAGGTGCACTTCCGGGACACCATGCGCGGCGGCAAGTTCCTCAACAACTGGCGGATGGCGGAGCTGCACGCCCAGGAGGCCCCCGACCGCGTCTGGGAGCTGGAGAGCTGGGGCGCGCTGTTCGACCGCACGCCGGACGGCCGCATCAGCCAGCGCAACTTCGGCGGGCACACGTACCCGCGGCTCGCGCACGTCGGCGACCGCACCGGGCTCGAGATCCTGCGCACGCTCCAGCAGCGCGTCGTCGCGCTGCAGCAGGCCGACCACGCGGAGACGGGCGACTACGAGGCGCGGCTGCGCGTGTTCGCCGAGTGCACGGTCACCGAGCTGCTGACCGACGACGACGGGGCCGTCGCGGGCGCGTTCGGCTACTGGCGGGAGTCGGGCCGCTTCCTGGTGTTCGAGGCGCCCGCCGTCGTGCTGGCCACGGGCGGCATCGGCAAGTCGTTCCAGGTGACGTCGAACTCGTGGGAGTACACGGGCGACGGGCACGGCCTCGCGCTGCGGGCCGGGGCGAGCCTCGTCGACATGGAGTTCGTGCAGTTCCACCCCACGGGCATGGTGTGGCCGCCGAGCGTCAAGGGCATCCTCGTCACCGAGAGCGTGCGCGGCGACGGCGGCGTGCTGAAGAACTCGGCCGGCGAGCGGTTCATGTTCGACTACGTCCCGGACGTGTTCCGCGACCTGTACGCCGAGTCCGCGCAGGAGGCGGACCGCTGGTACGACGACCAGGAGAACAACCGCCGCACCCCCGACCTGCTTCCCCGCGACGAGGTGGCCCGCGCCATCAACACCGAGGTCAAGGAGGGGCGCGGCTCCCCGCACGGCGGCGTGTACCTCGACGTCGCGAGCCGCCTGCCGGCCGACCAGATCCGGCGCCGACTGCCCTCGATGTACCACCAGTTCAAGGAGCTGGCGGGCGTCGACATCACGGCCGAGGCGATGGAGGTCGGCCCCACGTGCCACTACGTGATGGGCGGGATCGACGTCGACCCCGACACCGCTCGGTCGAGCGTGCCGGGGCTGTTCGCCGCCGGAGAGTGCGCGGGCGGGATGCACGGCTCGAACCGCCTGGGCGGGAACTCCCTGTCCGACCTGCTGGTCTTCGGCCGCCGCGCCGGGCTCGGAGCGGCGGACTACGTCGAGGGCCTCGACCGCCGCCCCACGATCCGGGACGACGACGTCGACGCCGGTGCCGCGACGGCGGTCGCACCGTTCGACCCGCCCGCCGACGGGACCACCGGCGAGAACCCGTACACCCTGCACGCCGATCTGCAGCGGATCATGAACGACCTGGTGGGCATCATCCGCACCGAGGCCGAGATGATCGCCGCCCTCGGCCGCCTCGACGAGCTGCGCGGACGGCTGCGCCACGTCGTCGTCGAGGGGCACCGCAACTACAACCCGGGCTGGCACCTGGCGCTCGACCTGCGCAACATGCTCATGGTCAGCGAGGCCGTCGCGGCGTCGGCGCTCGCCCGCACCGAGAGCCGCGGCGGCCACACCCGCGACGACTACCCCACCCTCGACCCCGACTGGCGGCACCGGGTGCTCACGACCCGCTGCGCGCCCGCAAGCACCGACGACGACGGCGCCGACCCCGTGCCCCGCGTCGTCGTCGAACCGGGCGAACGCACCCCGATGCGACCCGACCTGCTGGACCTGTTCGAGCTCACCGAGCTCGAGAAGTACTACACGCCGGCCGAGCTGGCCGGGCACTCCCGGGGAGGAACCCCATGA
- a CDS encoding succinate dehydrogenase/fumarate reductase iron-sulfur subunit has protein sequence MTSTLRVWRGDADGGALTDYEVEAHEGEVVLDVVHRLQATQTPDLAVRWNCKAGKCGSCSAEINGRPRLMCMTRMSVFEPGEPVTITPLRTFPVIRDLVTDVSYNYAKAREIPSFTPPPGLAPGEYRMAQADVERSQEFRKCIECFLCQDVCHVIRDHEENKAGYAGPRFLMRVAELEMHPLDVADRVDAVQDEHGLGHCNITKCCTEVCPEGIKITDNALIPMKERVADRKYDPLVWLGRTISRRG, from the coding sequence ATGACGAGCACGCTGCGGGTGTGGCGCGGGGACGCCGACGGCGGCGCGCTCACCGACTACGAGGTCGAGGCCCACGAGGGCGAGGTCGTGCTCGACGTCGTCCACCGCCTCCAGGCCACCCAGACCCCGGACCTCGCCGTGCGGTGGAACTGCAAGGCGGGCAAGTGCGGGTCCTGCTCCGCGGAGATCAACGGCAGGCCCCGGCTGATGTGCATGACACGGATGTCCGTGTTCGAACCCGGCGAGCCCGTCACCATCACCCCGCTGCGCACCTTCCCCGTGATCCGCGACCTCGTCACCGACGTGTCGTACAACTACGCCAAGGCGCGCGAGATCCCGTCCTTCACTCCCCCGCCCGGGCTCGCCCCTGGCGAGTACCGGATGGCGCAGGCCGACGTCGAGCGCTCGCAGGAGTTCCGCAAGTGCATCGAGTGCTTCCTGTGCCAGGACGTGTGCCACGTCATCCGCGACCACGAGGAGAACAAGGCCGGCTACGCGGGCCCGCGCTTCCTCATGCGCGTCGCCGAGCTGGAGATGCACCCGCTCGACGTCGCCGACCGGGTCGACGCCGTGCAGGACGAGCACGGGCTGGGGCACTGCAACATCACCAAGTGCTGCACCGAGGTGTGCCCCGAGGGCATCAAGATCACCGACAACGCGCTCATCCCGATGAAGGAACGCGTCGCGGACCGCAAGTACGACCCGCTGGTCTGGCTGGGGCGGACCATCTCGCGGCGCGGCTGA
- a CDS encoding DegV family protein, whose translation MRLHLTKPSALPDDAAPRAAARSEVRVVTDSTACLPDAVDDDASPVVVVPLRVLTPDGDRREGVDITPAEVAERIAAGQRLTTSQPAPEDFADVYRDLAADGAGAIVSVHLSGDVSGTVGAAAHAGQRAMVPVRVVDSRTAAMALGFAALAAAECPAHGADAEHVAARAREVAASSRCLFLVDSLDHLRRGGRLSAGAAALGAALGVRPILEIVDGRVSLVQRVRTRAAALDRMLAIAAEHAAGMERPGVAVHHLGAAERAEAAAGRLAETLGVVPVVTPVSAVLGTHAGPGALAVVVAELGAHAH comes from the coding sequence ATGCGCCTGCACCTGACGAAGCCCTCCGCCCTGCCCGACGACGCCGCCCCCCGTGCCGCGGCCCGATCCGAGGTGCGCGTCGTCACGGACTCCACGGCCTGCCTGCCCGACGCCGTGGACGACGACGCGAGCCCCGTCGTCGTCGTGCCCCTGCGCGTGCTGACCCCCGACGGCGACCGCCGCGAGGGCGTCGACATCACCCCGGCCGAGGTCGCGGAGCGGATCGCGGCCGGGCAGCGGCTGACCACCTCGCAGCCCGCGCCGGAGGACTTCGCGGACGTGTACCGCGACCTGGCCGCCGACGGGGCGGGCGCGATCGTCTCGGTCCACCTGTCGGGCGACGTGTCGGGCACGGTCGGCGCGGCGGCCCATGCGGGGCAGCGGGCGATGGTGCCGGTGCGGGTCGTCGACTCGCGTACCGCGGCGATGGCGCTGGGGTTCGCGGCGCTCGCGGCGGCGGAGTGCCCGGCCCACGGCGCGGACGCGGAGCACGTCGCGGCGCGGGCCCGTGAGGTCGCGGCGTCGAGCCGCTGCCTGTTCCTGGTCGACTCCCTCGACCATCTGCGGCGCGGCGGGCGGCTGTCGGCGGGTGCGGCCGCGCTGGGTGCGGCGCTCGGCGTGCGTCCGATCCTGGAGATCGTGGACGGCCGGGTGAGCCTGGTGCAGCGCGTGCGGACCCGCGCCGCGGCCCTCGACCGGATGCTCGCCATCGCGGCGGAGCACGCCGCCGGGATGGAACGTCCGGGGGTCGCAGTGCACCACCTCGGTGCGGCCGAGCGGGCCGAGGCCGCCGCGGGGCGGCTCGCCGAGACGCTCGGCGTGGTCCCGGTGGTCACGCCCGTCAGCGCGGTGCTGGGCACCCACGCGGGGCCGGGGGCGCTCGCCGTGGTGGTCGCGGAGCTCGGCGCGCACGCGCACTGA
- a CDS encoding helicase HerA-like domain-containing protein, with protein sequence MASTPPTSAELAALRAAAAQAAAEAAEARAAAAQAALAAAEAAAAPAVEPIDTTSPVVEPVETTSPVVEPVETTSPVVEPVETTSPVVEPVETTQDSEGGVVSTGSTTGADGGVVSTGSTTEGSTTGDGYAAEVAAAYASRGGTLPLGALLEGEPGSDPAPNPAAQVGFALRMLNRHGLVAGATGTGKTKTLQGMAEGLSLAGVPVFVADIKGDLSGLAVPGATNDAIVERAAGIGQDWTPTAYPVEFYSLGGLGKGVPIRTTVTDFGPLLLSKVLGLNATQESSLGLVFHWADTQGLALLDLKDLQATIAYLVSDEGKDDLKGIGGLSAATAGVILREIVGLQAQGADVFFGEPAFATSDLLRVAPDGRGVISALELPAVQDRPALFSTFLMWLLADLFQELPEVGDPDKPRLVFFFDEAHLLFTGASKDFLTQVTQTVRLIRSKGVGIFFVTQSPKDVPADVLAQLGNRVQHALRAFTPDDATALRQAVRTFPHSPYDLERLLQSLGTGEAVVTVLTEKGAPTPVAWTRVRAPQASMDPAPEAVLDAVVAASPGQARYGTAVDNESAFELLQVRVQQEAAAREAADAAEAAAKAQAKADAEAAKERERAAKKEQAELEKMRARLERDAAKQRAGTTSRPRSTASPLDAILKTAGSTLAREITRSIFGTRRR encoded by the coding sequence ATGGCCTCGACCCCACCCACGTCCGCCGAGCTCGCCGCCCTCCGCGCCGCCGCGGCCCAGGCCGCAGCCGAGGCAGCGGAGGCCAGGGCGGCGGCCGCGCAGGCCGCCCTCGCCGCCGCGGAGGCCGCGGCCGCCCCGGCCGTTGAGCCCATCGACACCACGAGCCCGGTGGTTGAGCCCGTCGAAACCACGAGCCCGGTGGTTGAGCCCGTCGAAACCACGAGCCCGGTGGTTGAGCCTGTCGAAACCACGAGCCCGGTGGTTGAGCCTGTCGAAACCACCCAAGACTCCGAGGGCGGGGTGGTTTCGACAGGCTCAACCACCGGGGCCGACGGTGGGGTGGTTTCGACAGGCTCAACCACCGAGGGCTCAACCACCGGGGACGGGTATGCCGCCGAGGTGGCCGCCGCCTATGCCTCGCGCGGTGGCACGCTGCCGCTCGGCGCCCTGCTGGAGGGCGAGCCGGGCTCCGACCCGGCTCCGAACCCGGCCGCGCAGGTCGGCTTCGCGCTGCGCATGCTCAACCGGCACGGTCTGGTCGCGGGCGCGACGGGCACCGGCAAGACCAAGACGCTGCAGGGCATGGCCGAGGGCCTGTCCCTCGCGGGCGTCCCGGTGTTCGTCGCCGACATCAAGGGCGACCTGTCGGGCCTGGCGGTCCCGGGCGCCACGAACGACGCCATCGTCGAGCGCGCCGCGGGCATCGGTCAGGACTGGACGCCCACCGCGTACCCGGTCGAGTTCTACTCCCTGGGCGGCCTCGGCAAGGGCGTCCCGATCCGCACCACGGTCACCGACTTCGGCCCGCTGCTGCTGTCCAAGGTGCTGGGCCTCAACGCGACGCAGGAGTCGAGCCTCGGCCTCGTCTTCCACTGGGCCGACACGCAAGGGCTCGCGCTGCTCGACCTCAAGGACCTCCAGGCCACCATCGCGTACCTGGTCTCCGACGAGGGCAAGGACGACCTCAAGGGCATCGGCGGGCTGTCTGCGGCCACGGCCGGCGTGATCCTGCGCGAGATCGTGGGGCTCCAGGCCCAGGGCGCCGACGTGTTCTTCGGCGAGCCCGCGTTCGCGACGTCGGACCTGCTGCGCGTCGCGCCCGACGGGCGCGGCGTCATCTCGGCGCTCGAGCTGCCCGCGGTCCAGGACCGGCCCGCGCTGTTCTCGACGTTCCTCATGTGGCTGCTGGCCGACCTGTTCCAGGAGCTGCCCGAGGTCGGCGACCCGGACAAGCCGAGGCTCGTCTTCTTCTTCGACGAGGCGCACCTGCTGTTCACGGGCGCGAGCAAGGACTTCCTCACACAGGTCACCCAGACGGTCCGCCTGATCCGCAGCAAGGGCGTCGGCATCTTCTTCGTCACGCAGTCCCCCAAGGACGTGCCCGCTGACGTGCTCGCCCAGCTCGGCAACCGGGTCCAGCACGCGCTGCGCGCCTTCACGCCCGACGACGCGACGGCGCTGCGGCAGGCCGTGCGCACGTTCCCGCACTCCCCGTACGACCTCGAACGGCTGCTGCAGTCGCTCGGCACCGGCGAGGCGGTGGTCACGGTGCTGACCGAGAAGGGCGCGCCGACGCCGGTCGCGTGGACGCGGGTGCGTGCCCCGCAGGCGTCCATGGATCCCGCTCCCGAGGCGGTGCTCGACGCCGTCGTCGCGGCCTCGCCGGGGCAGGCACGCTACGGCACCGCCGTCGACAACGAGTCCGCGTTCGAGCTGCTGCAGGTGCGTGTGCAGCAGGAGGCCGCTGCCCGTGAGGCCGCCGACGCCGCCGAGGCCGCCGCGAAGGCACAGGCCAAGGCCGACGCCGAGGCGGCCAAGGAGCGGGAACGGGCCGCCAAGAAGGAGCAGGCCGAGCTGGAGAAGATGCGCGCGCGGCTCGAGCGCGACGCCGCCAAGCAGCGCGCGGGGACGACGTCGCGGCCCCGCAGCACGGCGAGCCCGCTCGACGCGATCCTCAAGACGGCAGGCAGCACGCTGGCCCGCGAGATCACCCGCTCGATCTTCGGCACCCGCCGCCGCTGA
- a CDS encoding GNAT family N-acetyltransferase codes for MTAHLPPGYRLEPLDESRKRDIYDLDAWAFPIATSLDDLLATASPLPWDRTFGVVAPDARAGELAAMYASYPFQRFPVPGGELPAGGLTWVGVHPQHRRRGILTAMIDDDLARCATRGEPLAALFAAEYAIYGRFGYGRAADDLRLEIPRGTALRDVAGADQHTVRIEHASQEAHGELVAHIHRAAGRAPTGVEGLNRPGWVTRETPELQASFWDDSPVWRQGRESARIVIVERDGAPRGYCRLRRKLDWETAGPRGQVSAGEVVALDAAAARALWGVLLDLDLSSVVAPFLIPVDDVVTQLLVDRRAALPRLADNLWVRLVDVGAALAGRRYAADVDVVVGVRDDRLPANAGSWRLQAGAFGNGSCERTDAPADLELDVRELGAAYLGGVTLAALAAAGSVTERTPGALARAAAAFAWPIAPGASWVF; via the coding sequence ATGACTGCACACCTGCCACCGGGGTATCGTCTCGAGCCGCTCGACGAGTCCCGCAAGCGCGACATCTACGACCTGGACGCCTGGGCCTTCCCGATCGCCACCTCGCTCGACGACCTGCTCGCCACCGCGTCCCCGCTGCCCTGGGACCGCACGTTCGGCGTCGTCGCGCCGGATGCCCGCGCCGGCGAGCTGGCAGCGATGTACGCGTCCTACCCCTTCCAGCGCTTCCCCGTCCCGGGCGGTGAGCTGCCAGCCGGCGGCCTGACCTGGGTGGGCGTGCACCCGCAGCACCGGCGGCGCGGGATCCTCACCGCGATGATCGACGACGACCTCGCGCGCTGCGCCACCCGGGGCGAGCCGCTCGCCGCCCTGTTCGCCGCCGAGTACGCCATCTACGGCCGGTTCGGCTACGGACGCGCCGCCGACGACCTCCGCCTCGAGATCCCCCGCGGAACCGCCCTGCGTGACGTCGCCGGCGCCGACCAGCACACCGTCCGCATCGAGCACGCCAGCCAGGAAGCCCACGGCGAGCTCGTCGCCCACATCCACCGCGCGGCCGGGCGCGCGCCCACGGGCGTCGAAGGCCTCAACCGTCCCGGCTGGGTGACCCGGGAGACTCCGGAACTCCAGGCGTCGTTCTGGGACGACTCTCCCGTCTGGCGGCAGGGCCGGGAGTCGGCCCGCATCGTCATCGTCGAGCGCGACGGCGCACCCCGCGGCTACTGCCGGCTACGGCGCAAGCTCGACTGGGAGACCGCCGGCCCGCGCGGTCAGGTGAGCGCCGGTGAGGTCGTCGCGCTCGACGCCGCCGCCGCGCGTGCCCTGTGGGGCGTCCTGCTGGACCTCGACCTGAGCAGCGTCGTCGCGCCATTCCTCATCCCCGTCGACGACGTCGTCACGCAGCTCCTGGTGGACCGGCGCGCGGCCCTGCCACGTCTTGCCGACAACCTGTGGGTGCGGCTCGTCGACGTCGGCGCCGCGCTCGCAGGGCGCCGGTACGCGGCCGACGTCGATGTCGTCGTCGGCGTGCGCGACGATCGCCTGCCCGCCAACGCCGGCTCGTGGCGGCTGCAGGCCGGAGCCTTCGGCAATGGCTCCTGCGAACGCACCGACGCCCCCGCGGACCTGGAGCTGGACGTGCGGGAGCTGGGTGCCGCGTACCTCGGCGGCGTCACGCTCGCGGCGCTCGCGGCGGCCGGGTCTGTCACGGAGCGAACGCCGGGCGCGCTGGCGCGGGCGGCGGCGGCGTTCGCGTGGCCGATCGCGCCGGGCGCGAGCTGGGTGTTCTGA
- a CDS encoding glycogen/starch/alpha-glucan phosphorylase, whose translation MTETIPPIASPELNVEGFTRQYLRELTYTQGTTLERASTNDKYLALARTVRSYLMSRWNRTVTQEFRKPARAVAYLSAEFLLGRQLDNALIASGLEEIAAEGLASLGLDLDELRAAEVEPGLGNGGLGRLAACFIDSLATLNIPAVGYGIRYEFGIFRQTFVDGRQVEEPDNWLDNGSPWEIARPEQEVEVSFGGHTEVGPDGTTTWVPGWSVLAVPYNYMVPGYLNGRVNTLRLWSARATHAFDLKIFNYGDYAEAVRAQTFAENITKVLYPEDSTPQGKELRLQQQYFFVAASLRDFVERVLGPDSDLRELPERITFQLNDTHPVIAIPELMRILVDLKGVPWDEAWAITQKCFAYTCHTLLPEALEVWPVELLSRLLPRHMEIIYRINDEFLAQVRAKFGNDEMLVRRMSIIAEYPERAVRMAYLASVGTFKINGVAELHSQLLREKVLNDFAVFAPEKFTNVTNGVTPRRFVRLANPGLSALITEAIGDGWVTDLGRLSELEPFADDAEFRRRFREIKRSNKDRLVTLLKNRDGIDIDPDTMLDVMVKRLHEYKRQLLKVLHVVAQYDRLKSGELDPASTVHRTVVFGAKAAPGYQMAKEIIALINHVGARVNGDPVVSQALRVAFPANYNVTVAETLVPAADLSEQISLAGKEASGTGNMKFALNGALTVGTDDGANVEIRQLVGDDNFFLFGLTEPEASAIQEAGYHPAAHYEQNPGLRRALDLIASGEFSGGDRSVFEPIVSNLLHEDRFMVLADYQSYIDAQERVDAYYRDQEAWSRSTVLNVARSGFFSSDRSMQDYLDRIWHAKPVPVEL comes from the coding sequence GTGACCGAGACGATCCCCCCCATCGCCAGCCCTGAGCTGAATGTCGAAGGCTTCACGCGGCAGTACCTGCGCGAGCTGACGTACACCCAGGGCACCACGCTCGAGCGCGCGTCGACCAACGACAAGTACCTGGCCCTGGCCCGGACGGTGCGCTCCTACCTGATGTCGCGGTGGAACCGCACCGTGACTCAGGAGTTCCGCAAGCCGGCCCGAGCCGTCGCGTACCTCTCGGCCGAGTTCCTGCTCGGGCGCCAGCTCGACAACGCGCTCATCGCCTCGGGCCTCGAGGAGATCGCGGCCGAGGGCCTCGCGAGCCTCGGCCTGGACCTCGACGAGCTGCGCGCCGCCGAGGTGGAGCCCGGTCTCGGCAACGGTGGCCTCGGCCGCCTGGCCGCGTGCTTCATCGACTCGCTGGCCACGCTGAACATCCCCGCCGTCGGCTACGGCATCCGCTACGAGTTCGGCATCTTCCGCCAGACCTTCGTCGACGGGCGTCAGGTCGAGGAGCCGGACAACTGGCTCGACAACGGCTCGCCGTGGGAGATCGCCCGCCCGGAGCAGGAGGTCGAGGTCTCGTTCGGCGGCCACACCGAGGTCGGCCCCGACGGCACGACCACCTGGGTGCCCGGCTGGTCCGTCCTCGCGGTGCCGTACAACTACATGGTCCCGGGCTACCTCAACGGGCGCGTCAACACGCTGCGCCTGTGGAGCGCCCGCGCCACGCACGCCTTCGACCTGAAGATCTTCAACTACGGCGACTACGCCGAGGCCGTGCGGGCCCAGACCTTCGCGGAGAACATCACCAAGGTGCTCTACCCGGAGGACTCGACCCCGCAGGGCAAGGAGCTGCGCCTCCAGCAGCAGTACTTCTTCGTCGCCGCGTCGCTGCGCGACTTCGTCGAGCGCGTCCTCGGTCCGGACTCCGACCTGCGCGAGCTGCCCGAGCGCATCACCTTCCAGCTCAACGACACCCACCCGGTGATCGCGATCCCCGAGCTCATGCGCATCCTCGTCGACCTCAAGGGCGTGCCCTGGGACGAGGCGTGGGCCATCACCCAGAAGTGCTTCGCGTACACCTGCCACACGCTGCTGCCCGAGGCGCTCGAGGTCTGGCCGGTCGAGCTCCTGTCCCGGCTCCTGCCGCGGCACATGGAGATCATCTACCGCATCAACGACGAGTTCCTGGCCCAGGTGCGGGCCAAGTTCGGCAACGACGAGATGCTGGTGCGCCGCATGTCGATCATCGCCGAGTACCCCGAGCGCGCGGTGCGCATGGCGTACCTGGCGAGCGTCGGCACCTTCAAGATCAACGGCGTCGCCGAGCTGCACAGCCAGCTGCTGCGCGAGAAGGTCCTCAACGACTTCGCGGTGTTCGCCCCGGAGAAGTTCACCAACGTCACCAACGGCGTGACCCCGCGCCGGTTCGTGCGCCTGGCCAACCCGGGGCTCTCGGCCCTCATCACCGAGGCCATCGGTGACGGCTGGGTCACCGACCTGGGCCGCCTGTCCGAGCTCGAGCCGTTCGCCGACGACGCCGAGTTCCGCCGCCGGTTCCGCGAGATCAAGCGGTCCAACAAGGACCGCCTCGTCACCCTGCTGAAGAACCGCGACGGCATCGACATCGACCCCGACACGATGCTCGACGTCATGGTCAAGCGCCTGCACGAGTACAAGCGCCAGCTCCTCAAGGTGCTGCACGTGGTCGCGCAGTACGACCGCCTGAAGTCCGGCGAGCTCGACCCCGCGTCGACCGTGCACCGCACCGTCGTCTTCGGTGCGAAGGCCGCCCCGGGCTACCAGATGGCCAAGGAGATCATCGCGCTGATCAACCACGTGGGGGCGCGCGTCAACGGCGACCCCGTGGTGTCGCAGGCGCTGCGCGTCGCGTTCCCGGCCAACTACAACGTGACCGTCGCCGAGACGCTCGTCCCGGCCGCCGACCTGTCCGAGCAGATCTCGCTGGCCGGCAAGGAGGCGTCCGGCACGGGCAACATGAAGTTCGCGCTCAACGGCGCGCTCACCGTGGGCACCGACGACGGCGCGAACGTCGAGATCCGTCAGCTCGTCGGCGACGACAACTTCTTCCTGTTCGGCCTCACCGAGCCGGAGGCGTCGGCGATCCAGGAGGCGGGCTACCACCCGGCCGCCCACTACGAGCAGAACCCCGGCCTGCGCCGCGCGCTCGACCTCATCGCCTCGGGCGAGTTCTCGGGCGGCGACCGCAGCGTGTTCGAGCCGATCGTCTCGAACCTGCTGCACGAGGACCGCTTCATGGTGCTCGCGGACTACCAGTCCTACATCGACGCCCAGGAGCGCGTGGACGCGTACTACCGCGACCAGGAGGCCTGGAGCCGCTCGACCGTGCTGAACGTGGCCCGCAGCGGCTTCTTCAGCTCGGACCGCTCGATGCAGGACTACCTGGACCGCATCTGGCACGCAAAGCCGGTCCCGGTCGAGCTCTGA